GTATTTTTTTATAGCGATCCATGCGGCTCATGTTGCTTACCTCCAAAAGTAAATCGTTTCTCCACAAGTTTACTCTAATTGTACGACAAAAAAAGATGCTATGAAAAAACTTAAGCATTTCATAGCATTTCTTGCAATTATGTTAGGTGGTAACACTCGTAATAGGATAAACACCCAAACGAGCAATTTGTCCTCCTAAGAGTTGTATTTCTTCAAGCGCATTTTCAATTAATTGTTGCGGACAATTTAATCGAAGATCCACTACAAAAAAATATTCACCAAGACTGGTTTTAAGCGGACGAGATTCAATTTTACTCAAGTCAATTTGACGCCATCCAAATGCTGCAAGCATTTGATGCAAGGCACCGGCATGATTAGATGGCAAAGTTAAAATTAGTGACATTTTTTCTGGCTTTCCAAAAGAGAAAGTTTGATGGTTGCCAACAACCCAAAAACGCGTTTGATTAAAATCGTTGTCTTGAATCTGGTGACTGATAATTTTTAAGTTATAAACAGTTGCCGCTTCACAAGAGGCAATTGCCGCAATTTCTTCCTCGCCATTATTTGCAACATAATCACAAGCTGCTGTTGTAGAGGCGGTTGGGACTAACTCTGCGTTTGGGTAATTAGTAGCCAAAAAAATCTGTGATTGAGCTAAAGCTTGCGGATGAGAATAGATTTTTTTAAAATTGCTTTCGTTTACCGCTAACAACTGTTGTTTAATCGGTAAAATAATTTCTGCAACGACTTGTAATTGGGTATTTTGAGACAAAGTATCAATTGTAGCATGAACGGATCCTTCTAAAGAATTTTCAATCGGAACAACTGAAAATTCTACTTCGTCATTAAGCACCGCTTGTAGACAAGCTGGAATTGAAGCATAGGCAACCAAGTCTGCTGCTGCGAATTGTTTTTTTGCAGCTTGGTGAGAAAAAGAACTTTCCGGTCCCAAATAACCAATCTTCATACCTTACTCAACCTTTCTATGATTTCTTCCACAATGTCTTTTGGATGGCGGTTTGTAGTTTCGATGCTAAGGGCGGCACTCTCTTCATAATAATTGAGCCGTTCCTTTAGTAAGGAGACAATCTCTGCCTCACTTTTTTCTGTTGCTAGTGGACGGATATTTTTGGTATCATTTTTGATTCGGGCAACTAATATTTTAGGTTCAGCTTTTAAATAAACGACGTTAGGATGTGCTTTTAAAAGACTACGATTTATTGTATTCACTACAACGCCTCCACCAGTCGCAATTATTGCTTCAGTTGTAAGATTATTTTTTAAAACACTTGATTCCACTTGCCGAAAAGCTTCTTCACCAAACTGAGCAAAATAGTCATTAATTGGCATTCTGATTTTATCAGTAATCAAATCATCCAAATCGATCAGTGGTCGTCCTAACGCTTCAGCTAGTAGGCTACCGATAGTTGACTTGCCTGCCCCCATAAAACCAATCAATAAAATACTACTCATTGCTTTCACCTACTACAATTTTTTTGACATCATCAAAGAATTCAGGATAAGAAATATCAATTGCTTCAGGACGATCTAATTTTGTTTTTCCTGTTGCAATTAAAGCTGCGATTTGCAGCATCATGCCAATGCGGTGATCACCACGACTTGATACGTGCGCACCTTTTAATGAAGTTGGACCGTTAATTATTAACCCATCATCAGTTGGCAGAATATCTGCTCCCATTTTTTGTAATTCTTCTGCAGTAGCGTCAATTCTATTAGTTTCTTTCACTTTTAGCTCTTGCGCATCTTTAATAATTGTTTGTCCTTGTGCTTGTGTCGCAAGCAATGCGATAATGGGTAACTCATCAATTAGACGAGGAATAATTTTTCCTGCAATAATCGTTCCAGTCAACTCTGAAGATTTTATCATTAAATCAGCTGCTTGATTTTTCTCATCGTAGTTTTCAATTTTCAAATTCGCACCCATTTGGTTTAAAACATCAATGATACCCGTTCGAGTTGGATTCATCCCAACGTTTTTTAGTATTAACTGACTATTTGGAACAATCGCACCTGCAACTAAGAAAAAAGCAGCTGAAGAAATATCTCCGGGAATGGTTATATTTTGTCCTGTAAAAGTCTGGGGGCCACTTACTGTAATTTCTTTTCCCTTTGAAATGATTTTTCCGCCAAATTGACGAATCATTTCTTCGGTATGGTTACGAGAAACTTCTTTTTCGACAATAATTGAAGTTCCCCTAGCTTGAAGTGCTGCAAAAATAATAGCCGATTTGACTTGGGCACTAGCAACAGGCATGTGATAAGAAATTGGTTGTAAATGATTTGTCCCCATAACTTTAATTGGTGGAAACTCACTAGCATTATCTCCTGTAAGTGATGCGCCCATCTGACATAATGGGGCCATAACTCTTTGCATTGGTCGTTTGTTTAAAGATTCGTCACCAAACAACGTGGTGGTAAAATTCTGTCCCGCCAAAATTCCCATCATTAAACGAATCGTAGTACCAGAATTTCCAATATCAATGGCTTTATCACAAGCCTTTAAACCATTAAATCCCACTCCTGTAACCGTAATTGTCTTACCATCATCGCTAATGGGGACGCCCAATTTTTTAAAAGCATTTAATGTACTCAAGCAATCTTGTGCCCGCAAAAAATTTTTAATTGTGGTTTGGCCCATTGCTAAAGCGCCAAACATAATACTACGATGAGAAATTGACTTATCGGCTGGAACAGTGATACTTCCTTGTAAACCTTTTTGTGCATGTAATAATTCCATAATGACCTCCTTTTATTTT
The genomic region above belongs to Enterococcus saigonensis and contains:
- the pheA gene encoding prephenate dehydratase → MKIGYLGPESSFSHQAAKKQFAAADLVAYASIPACLQAVLNDEVEFSVVPIENSLEGSVHATIDTLSQNTQLQVVAEIILPIKQQLLAVNESNFKKIYSHPQALAQSQIFLATNYPNAELVPTASTTAACDYVANNGEEEIAAIASCEAATVYNLKIISHQIQDNDFNQTRFWVVGNHQTFSFGKPEKMSLILTLPSNHAGALHQMLAAFGWRQIDLSKIESRPLKTSLGEYFFVVDLRLNCPQQLIENALEEIQLLGGQIARLGVYPITSVTT
- a CDS encoding shikimate kinase, which produces MSSILLIGFMGAGKSTIGSLLAEALGRPLIDLDDLITDKIRMPINDYFAQFGEEAFRQVESSVLKNNLTTEAIIATGGGVVVNTINRSLLKAHPNVVYLKAEPKILVARIKNDTKNIRPLATEKSEAEIVSLLKERLNYYEESAALSIETTNRHPKDIVEEIIERLSKV
- the aroA gene encoding 3-phosphoshikimate 1-carboxyvinyltransferase, which encodes MELLHAQKGLQGSITVPADKSISHRSIMFGALAMGQTTIKNFLRAQDCLSTLNAFKKLGVPISDDGKTITVTGVGFNGLKACDKAIDIGNSGTTIRLMMGILAGQNFTTTLFGDESLNKRPMQRVMAPLCQMGASLTGDNASEFPPIKVMGTNHLQPISYHMPVASAQVKSAIIFAALQARGTSIIVEKEVSRNHTEEMIRQFGGKIISKGKEITVSGPQTFTGQNITIPGDISSAAFFLVAGAIVPNSQLILKNVGMNPTRTGIIDVLNQMGANLKIENYDEKNQAADLMIKSSELTGTIIAGKIIPRLIDELPIIALLATQAQGQTIIKDAQELKVKETNRIDATAEELQKMGADILPTDDGLIINGPTSLKGAHVSSRGDHRIGMMLQIAALIATGKTKLDRPEAIDISYPEFFDDVKKIVVGESNE